A region from the Anaerohalosphaeraceae bacterium genome encodes:
- a CDS encoding radical SAM protein, which yields MKILLISPASGCWRKVGRRKLFNGRTFRFSMLSLLTLVKLSPYDAQITLIDEQIDDVPPDTDFDLVGITCMTATAPRAFELADHYRKYNIPVVLGGFFPTLNPELALQHCDAVVIGPAMDAWPKLLEDLRANRLQKRYYGNPAGQAPASLPRHLLDKSKYSTTYATYATMGCRNRCKFCSIGTLYKSQHYGRPIPDVIAEIRSFPSRFFMFVDDNLTQNRDYILSLLKELAPLKKKWITQASIEIADDPELLSWLQRAGCVGLFIGLESFSQSTLTLTEKGFNVPSLYKKAVETIHRYGIFVEAGIIFGFDTDDVHIFKSTLNLLENIGIDAIQASILTPLPGTPLYEELKSRIIDTNWEHYDYRHVVFQPRLMSPAQLQAGTDWVIRKFYSPWRIFRRTLRWLAAPSGLQNFIYPFVLNWAYFGRVITFKIKGYNPALHPLPFAPNHIVKLQPNLLT from the coding sequence ATGAAGATACTCCTGATTTCTCCGGCATCGGGCTGCTGGCGCAAGGTCGGCAGAAGGAAGCTTTTCAACGGCAGGACATTCCGTTTCTCCATGCTTTCTCTTTTAACTCTCGTCAAATTAAGCCCTTACGACGCTCAAATCACGCTCATCGACGAGCAAATCGATGATGTACCCCCGGACACCGACTTTGATTTGGTCGGCATCACCTGCATGACAGCCACTGCCCCTCGTGCTTTCGAGTTGGCTGACCACTACAGAAAGTATAACATCCCTGTTGTCCTCGGCGGCTTCTTCCCCACCCTCAACCCCGAACTGGCCCTGCAGCATTGCGACGCCGTCGTCATCGGTCCTGCGATGGACGCCTGGCCGAAACTCCTCGAAGACCTTCGCGCAAACCGTTTGCAAAAAAGATATTACGGAAATCCAGCCGGGCAGGCCCCCGCTTCTCTCCCGCGTCATCTCCTCGACAAAAGCAAATACTCCACAACCTATGCGACGTATGCCACAATGGGCTGTCGAAACCGCTGTAAGTTCTGTTCTATCGGAACCTTATATAAATCTCAGCATTACGGCCGCCCCATCCCCGACGTCATTGCAGAAATCCGCTCCTTTCCCTCCCGTTTCTTTATGTTCGTGGACGACAACCTCACCCAGAACCGCGATTATATCCTCAGTCTATTAAAAGAGTTAGCACCGCTCAAGAAAAAATGGATTACCCAGGCCTCCATTGAAATCGCCGACGACCCAGAGCTGCTGTCCTGGCTTCAGAGAGCCGGCTGTGTCGGCCTTTTCATTGGGCTGGAATCCTTCAGCCAGTCCACCTTAACCCTTACGGAAAAAGGATTTAACGTTCCTTCCCTTTACAAAAAAGCCGTCGAAACCATCCATCGATACGGCATCTTTGTCGAAGCGGGCATCATCTTCGGCTTCGACACTGACGATGTTCATATCTTCAAGTCAACACTGAACTTACTGGAAAACATCGGCATCGACGCCATTCAGGCTTCCATCCTCACTCCTCTGCCCGGCACCCCGCTTTATGAGGAACTCAAATCCCGCATCATCGACACGAACTGGGAACATTACGACTATCGTCATGTCGTTTTCCAGCCGAGACTTATGTCCCCCGCCCAGCTGCAGGCCGGCACCGACTGGGTCATCCGCAAGTTTTATTCTCCCTGGCGGATTTTCAGGCGCACCCTTCGCTGGCTTGCCGCACCCAGCGGTCTGCAAAACTTTATTTATCCCTTTGTTCTGAACTGGGCCTACTTCGGCCGTGTAATCACGTTCAAAATAAAAGGGTATAACCCGGCCTTACACCCTCTTCCCTTTGCTCCAAACCATATCGTAAAACTCCAACCAAACCTTCTCACATAG
- a CDS encoding alpha/beta hydrolase, which produces MPLLTSKRKKNQKERNDSGLPLLEPLEQVHPVHCSEQAKAYFAHYGLDCRADIEHLFGSFVSGPYQLAAHIYRPARYEAAVILLHGYLSHSGQLRHLLSALLENHFAAALFDWPGHGLSTGPHASINHFEEYTIALADFLQKVRARLHGPYFALGFSMGAAVLTDALLTGSVSSLERVILAAPLLRWTAYNLSKPLWKTARCFTDRIPRIQRKNSSDPEFLSFNRTGDFLHARVVSLQWVKALYIWNDKLQTLPPSDRDILILQPQKDKTVAWPYNLKILQNKFPAAQIHMLPGARHELFNEARPYRQAAIRAVLDYFSGKEPFLFSQKPVKIGLENNQKSENP; this is translated from the coding sequence ATGCCGCTTCTAACCAGCAAACGTAAAAAGAATCAAAAAGAGAGAAACGACAGCGGGCTCCCGCTTCTCGAGCCGCTCGAACAGGTCCATCCTGTCCACTGTTCCGAACAGGCCAAGGCCTACTTTGCTCATTACGGCCTCGACTGCCGGGCGGATATCGAGCATCTCTTCGGCTCCTTTGTGTCGGGCCCCTATCAGCTGGCCGCCCACATCTACCGGCCCGCCCGTTATGAAGCCGCCGTGATTCTGCTTCATGGGTATCTCAGTCACAGCGGCCAGCTGCGGCATCTGCTGTCCGCTCTGCTTGAGAATCACTTTGCCGCCGCCCTTTTTGACTGGCCCGGCCACGGCCTTTCCACCGGCCCGCACGCTTCCATCAACCATTTCGAGGAGTACACCATCGCCCTGGCTGACTTTCTCCAAAAGGTCCGTGCCCGTCTTCACGGCCCCTATTTCGCCCTCGGCTTCAGCATGGGGGCCGCTGTGCTCACCGATGCGCTCCTGACCGGTTCGGTTTCATCCCTCGAGCGAGTCATCTTAGCCGCCCCCCTTCTCCGCTGGACCGCCTACAACCTCTCCAAACCCCTCTGGAAGACCGCCCGCTGCTTTACAGACCGCATTCCCCGTATCCAGCGGAAGAACTCCTCCGACCCCGAATTCCTGTCTTTCAATCGAACCGGGGATTTTCTCCACGCCCGAGTCGTCTCCCTGCAATGGGTCAAAGCCCTCTACATATGGAATGACAAGCTTCAAACCCTGCCGCCCTCCGATCGGGACATCCTCATCCTTCAGCCGCAAAAGGATAAAACGGTGGCCTGGCCGTACAACCTGAAAATCCTCCAAAACAAGTTTCCCGCCGCCCAAATCCATATGCTCCCCGGTGCCAGGCACGAGCTGTTCAATGAGGCACGCCCTTATCGTCAGGCGGCCATCCGGGCTGTTCTCGATTATTTTTCCGGAAAAGAACCGTTTCTTTTTTCCCAAAAACCGGTAAAAATAGGATTGGAGAACAATCAAAAATCTGAAAACCCATGA